Proteins found in one Agaribacterium sp. ZY112 genomic segment:
- the entS gene encoding enterobactin transporter EntS: MNKKILLDCSLILSNAHFRAVFIARTISLLGLGLLVVALPKQVYEISGDTLQVGLVLALEGAGLFAGLLLGGVLADRYDRKKLIVLARSICGLGYATLTVNALFAQASLSVIYTFSLWNGFFGALGISALLASMPHIVGREKLLEARAISMLSMRLIGIAAPALAGLIISLGSVAWAYGLTTLGTIITVISLLHLPSMRPSRQVDHVQPITALFDALKYICNQPLIRSLVIMGALISASTAIRIFFPELVAQYFSNQAWVLGLFYAAVPAGAACGAFLSGWAQNIKRPGKTMTWVSIAVFTCVVAFGLTFSLTTAYLWPTLLCLFVFGYLNTIASLLQYTLLQAHTPDHYLGRVNGLWTALDAGGDSLAMSGAAILAKIAGTTLSIVSIGTIALAISATIMSLSSPLRRACFEPALEAKN, encoded by the coding sequence TCCTAAGCAACGCCCACTTCAGAGCCGTTTTTATTGCTCGAACCATATCACTATTAGGCTTAGGATTGTTGGTGGTTGCCTTACCCAAACAGGTTTACGAAATAAGTGGTGATACCTTACAGGTTGGGCTTGTACTCGCACTTGAAGGCGCAGGGCTTTTTGCTGGTTTACTTTTAGGGGGAGTCTTAGCAGACCGTTACGATCGTAAAAAACTTATCGTATTGGCACGTAGTATTTGTGGTCTGGGTTACGCTACTCTAACCGTAAATGCGCTCTTTGCCCAAGCATCCCTTTCTGTTATATACACCTTTTCACTATGGAACGGTTTTTTTGGCGCGCTTGGTATTAGCGCATTATTAGCAAGCATGCCCCACATTGTAGGCCGAGAAAAACTATTAGAAGCTCGAGCAATCAGCATGCTTTCAATGCGCCTTATTGGTATTGCAGCACCAGCCCTTGCCGGCTTAATCATTAGCCTTGGCAGTGTCGCTTGGGCCTATGGACTCACTACACTGGGCACAATCATCACAGTCATATCTCTATTGCATTTACCCTCTATGCGGCCGAGCAGACAAGTAGATCACGTCCAGCCAATAACAGCTTTATTTGATGCTTTAAAATACATATGTAATCAGCCACTTATTCGAAGTCTAGTTATTATGGGAGCACTGATAAGCGCTAGTACAGCCATTAGAATTTTCTTTCCCGAACTGGTTGCGCAATATTTTAGCAATCAAGCTTGGGTACTTGGTTTATTTTATGCAGCTGTTCCCGCTGGCGCTGCATGTGGCGCGTTTCTCAGTGGCTGGGCTCAAAACATCAAACGGCCTGGAAAAACTATGACCTGGGTGAGTATTGCAGTATTTACCTGTGTCGTGGCATTTGGTCTAACATTCAGCCTAACGACCGCCTACTTATGGCCGACATTATTGTGCTTATTTGTCTTCGGCTACTTAAATACAATAGCCTCACTTTTACAATACACCTTACTACAAGCGCACACACCTGATCATTACTTAGGGAGAGTGAACGGGCTTTGGACGGCACTAGATGCAGGAGGTGATTCATTGGCCATGTCTGGCGCTGCCATATTGGCAAAAATCGCTGGCACAACACTAAGCATAGTCAGCATCGGCACCATTGCATTAGCCATAAGCGCTACGATAATGAGCCTCTCCAGCCCTTTACGCAGAGCATGCTTTGAGCCGGCTTTAGAGGCTAAGAATTAA
- a CDS encoding 4'-phosphopantetheinyl transferase yields the protein MFIKPNTLASNFNLGQPVSEFIQFFTCDYALAHYKDDLFLELLIDFPASLQKSRNKRKSDFLAGRYCASLALKYFNYKNLQVPIGTHRSPSWPTGVHASISHCNGVAICAMAESTRLDYLGVDLECIDDVSAISGDIKTSLLSPSEEQLINSAAMLGSIDKTVSLSLVFSAKESLFKALYYSVACYFDFKAAELVELEPTKGSFTLSLSKELAHNLPRHKKIAGRFIIWEGYIVTCVYQLSCN from the coding sequence ATGTTCATAAAGCCAAATACTCTTGCTTCTAACTTTAATCTTGGTCAGCCTGTTTCTGAGTTTATTCAATTTTTTACTTGCGACTATGCTCTAGCTCATTATAAAGACGATCTTTTTTTAGAACTTTTAATTGATTTCCCAGCATCCTTACAGAAATCCAGAAACAAACGAAAATCCGACTTTCTTGCTGGGCGTTATTGCGCCTCTCTTGCGCTAAAATATTTTAATTATAAAAACTTACAAGTACCTATAGGCACCCATCGCTCTCCTAGTTGGCCTACGGGTGTGCATGCAAGTATTTCTCACTGTAACGGTGTTGCCATCTGTGCAATGGCAGAAAGCACAAGGCTAGATTATTTAGGCGTAGATTTAGAGTGTATTGACGATGTTTCTGCTATCTCGGGCGATATTAAAACCAGTTTATTGAGCCCTTCTGAAGAACAACTGATAAATAGCGCTGCGATGCTTGGATCAATAGACAAAACTGTTTCTTTAAGCTTGGTCTTTTCAGCAAAGGAAAGTTTATTTAAGGCTCTATATTATTCAGTTGCTTGTTATTTTGATTTTAAAGCGGCTGAGTTAGTTGAGCTAGAGCCAACTAAAGGCTCGTTTACTTTAAGCTTAAGTAAAGAGTTAGCTCATAACTTACCTCGTCATAAAAAAATAGCTGGCCGATTTATTATATGGGAAGGCTATATCGTCACCTGCGTGTATCAGCTCTCTTGTAATTAA
- a CDS encoding TonB-dependent receptor domain-containing protein — protein MIVKFTHKPLALACSVLAMSAVSAAAQANVDGKGDVEQMVVTATTTEHDLATAPASVSVITAEDIQSMPVANIGEALEHSVGLTLQRNGSSGRSAVRIRGLESSYTLILINGNRTGSANALIRGNDFDLSSIPLDSIERVEVIRGPMSSLYGSDAMGGVVNIITKQSSEDWTGDIRAEKSLMQEGEGGDQTRVSGYASGAIVKDKLLAKIAVDYYDRDEWLVYPEPASANSGIEGKEASSILVGLDYLLSDTQSLKFDLTKVEDQREYDWYRGPALQNTQQESDRLTVNLAYKGKFDWADSQVRYSYEEFELLDQSTAYAGDTRTPDGTANATQTNNNIDVLFNSKLGKHLLSYGAEYRTTELASDRDMPFGAETISQSAAFVQGELDFGRLGFTLGGRVDNHEDYGTHFSPRAYVVFSATDNLVIKGGVGSGFKAPELFQYTEGYTVISCRNQCYLTGNPDLDPEKNTAYELSALYQADRWSFGGGYFHNEVTDKLYRDATTMVGIYPGDGVTPMISYINLSKAEYKGWEFDASVDIIDSLRLSANYTVTDAKDTDTDLDLDYVPESSANVKLDWQVISNLSTFVSYRYVGEQTISAEKVPSYGVVDLGGSLDITDSFNVKLGVTNLNNVLLFEEDENFDYLERGQSVYLSAGYSF, from the coding sequence ATGATAGTTAAATTTACACATAAGCCTTTGGCTCTGGCTTGTTCTGTACTGGCGATGTCAGCTGTATCAGCAGCTGCGCAAGCAAATGTTGATGGTAAAGGTGATGTAGAGCAAATGGTGGTAACGGCAACAACAACCGAGCATGACTTAGCAACGGCACCAGCTTCGGTTAGCGTGATTACAGCTGAGGACATTCAAAGTATGCCGGTTGCCAATATTGGTGAGGCCTTAGAACACAGTGTTGGCTTAACGCTTCAACGTAATGGTAGTTCTGGCCGAAGTGCTGTGCGTATCCGTGGTTTAGAATCTAGCTACACCTTAATCTTAATTAACGGAAATCGTACTGGGTCAGCTAATGCCTTGATTCGTGGTAATGATTTTGATCTTTCAAGCATTCCTTTAGATTCAATTGAGCGTGTTGAAGTCATTCGCGGGCCAATGTCCTCACTCTATGGTTCCGATGCTATGGGTGGTGTGGTAAATATCATTACCAAGCAATCGTCAGAAGATTGGACTGGTGACATTCGAGCTGAAAAGTCATTAATGCAAGAGGGTGAGGGCGGTGATCAAACTCGTGTCAGTGGCTATGCTTCTGGCGCCATTGTGAAAGACAAGCTCTTGGCTAAGATAGCTGTCGATTATTATGACCGCGATGAGTGGCTTGTATACCCTGAGCCAGCCTCTGCTAACTCAGGAATTGAAGGAAAAGAAGCGAGTTCTATCTTAGTGGGCTTGGATTACTTGCTATCAGACACACAGAGTTTGAAGTTTGATCTAACTAAGGTAGAGGATCAGCGTGAATACGATTGGTATCGTGGCCCTGCCTTACAGAATACTCAGCAAGAAAGTGATCGTTTAACTGTCAATCTAGCTTATAAAGGCAAGTTTGATTGGGCCGATTCTCAAGTGCGTTACTCGTATGAAGAGTTTGAGCTGCTTGATCAGAGTACAGCCTACGCTGGAGATACACGTACACCAGACGGTACAGCGAATGCTACGCAGACCAATAATAATATTGATGTTCTATTTAACTCTAAGTTAGGTAAGCATCTGCTTTCTTATGGTGCTGAATATCGTACAACCGAGCTTGCTAGTGACAGGGATATGCCCTTTGGTGCTGAGACAATTTCACAAAGCGCCGCTTTTGTTCAGGGTGAGTTGGATTTTGGTCGTTTAGGCTTCACTTTAGGTGGGCGTGTGGATAATCACGAAGATTACGGTACTCATTTTAGTCCTCGAGCTTATGTGGTTTTCAGCGCTACGGATAATTTAGTGATTAAAGGTGGTGTCGGTTCTGGCTTTAAAGCACCTGAGCTGTTCCAGTATACGGAAGGTTATACGGTCATCAGCTGTAGAAACCAGTGTTATTTAACGGGTAACCCAGATCTAGATCCAGAGAAAAACACCGCGTATGAATTAAGTGCTTTATATCAGGCAGATCGCTGGAGTTTTGGTGGTGGTTATTTCCATAATGAGGTGACTGACAAGCTTTATCGTGATGCGACAACCATGGTTGGCATTTACCCCGGTGACGGTGTTACACCGATGATTAGTTATATTAATTTGTCAAAAGCAGAATACAAAGGTTGGGAATTTGATGCCTCTGTAGATATTATTGATAGTTTGCGTTTATCCGCTAATTACACAGTGACAGATGCGAAAGACACAGATACAGATTTAGACCTTGATTATGTGCCAGAGAGCTCTGCTAATGTAAAACTGGATTGGCAGGTTATTTCTAATTTATCGACATTCGTTTCATATCGTTATGTCGGTGAGCAAACTATTTCTGCTGAGAAAGTGCCTTCCTACGGTGTTGTAGATTTAGGGGGAAGCCTGGATATTACTGATAGCTTTAATGTTAAGCTGGGCGTGACTAATTTAAATAATGTTTTATTGTTTGAAGAAGATGAAAACTTTGATTACTTGGAGCGCGGCCAATCCGTATATCTAAGTGCAGGTTACTCTTTCTAA
- a CDS encoding isochorismate synthase, which translates to MKRTMLGSAQMAQAIEDYQQHSKPFFFSNGSMALLGIGKQKSLNVKTCFSNLDSKVRELLTDSKTPQCDNPVALGIIPFCESETAKFIVPEQLYVASSLRPEHLKTKQPTPTQPPSIAPEPKPSDYTDAVQKALKEMTKGRFEKVVLSRALTIQSREPIALNNLLATLLKQNSKGYTFCAEIGEGENKNSLIGSSPELLVSRKGRQVCSNPLAGSRKRDIEENKNETLSFSLLESDKDLREHSLVVEAVENTLQNHCSNLYSPMLPSVISTPSMLHLSSYLEGTLQNESTSVLKLATDLHPTPAVCGFPKEAAKQFIDQQEPFDRRYFTGLVGWVDSRGNGEWVVVIRSAEVSEFSVKVFAGAGIVEGSIPNDELDETGNKMRTILNALNISLDSEGKPKKPSDGVNLNRTKEAETTKLNRIKILSKAKEAAQSFHKKVTIKNEERV; encoded by the coding sequence ATGAAACGAACTATGCTAGGCAGCGCTCAGATGGCGCAAGCTATCGAAGACTACCAACAACACAGTAAGCCATTTTTCTTTAGTAATGGATCTATGGCGCTGCTGGGAATAGGAAAACAAAAATCATTAAATGTAAAAACCTGCTTTTCTAATCTTGATAGTAAGGTTAGAGAACTATTAACTGATTCAAAAACGCCACAATGCGACAATCCCGTAGCACTTGGCATCATCCCTTTTTGCGAGTCGGAGACAGCAAAATTTATAGTGCCGGAACAACTTTATGTGGCCTCTTCCTTACGGCCCGAGCACTTAAAAACCAAGCAGCCCACACCCACCCAGCCACCGTCTATAGCTCCTGAGCCTAAGCCCAGTGACTACACTGATGCCGTCCAAAAAGCGCTGAAGGAAATGACTAAAGGCCGTTTTGAAAAAGTGGTGCTTTCGCGCGCGCTCACGATACAAAGCCGCGAACCTATCGCCTTAAACAATTTACTAGCAACATTGCTTAAGCAAAATAGCAAAGGCTATACATTTTGTGCCGAAATTGGTGAAGGAGAAAATAAAAACAGTTTAATTGGCTCCAGCCCTGAACTATTAGTATCAAGAAAAGGCAGGCAAGTCTGCTCAAACCCTCTAGCAGGATCACGTAAACGCGATATAGAAGAAAATAAAAACGAGACTCTTTCTTTTAGCCTACTTGAAAGTGACAAAGATCTTCGTGAGCATTCTCTTGTGGTTGAGGCGGTTGAAAACACACTGCAAAACCATTGCAGTAATTTATACTCGCCCATGTTGCCATCGGTAATTTCCACCCCTTCTATGCTGCACTTATCCAGCTATTTAGAAGGTACCTTGCAAAATGAAAGCACCAGTGTCTTAAAACTTGCTACAGACCTCCACCCTACGCCTGCAGTATGTGGTTTCCCTAAAGAGGCCGCCAAACAATTTATAGACCAGCAAGAACCATTTGATCGCCGTTATTTTACCGGCTTAGTAGGTTGGGTTGACTCTCGAGGAAATGGTGAATGGGTGGTTGTCATCCGTAGCGCTGAAGTCAGCGAGTTTTCAGTAAAAGTATTTGCTGGTGCCGGTATTGTCGAAGGATCTATACCCAATGATGAACTCGATGAAACCGGCAATAAAATGCGCACTATTCTAAATGCTCTGAATATCAGCCTAGACTCTGAAGGAAAGCCAAAAAAACCATCTGACGGCGTTAATTTAAATAGGACCAAAGAAGCTGAAACAACAAAATTAAATCGAATTAAGATTCTTAGTAAAGCTAAAGAGGCGGCTCAATCTTTCCATAAAAAAGTAACTATCAAAAATGAGGAGCGTGTATGA
- a CDS encoding (2,3-dihydroxybenzoyl)adenylate synthase, with protein MNKQASDAALFSNWPEAEQRYYREQGFWKDISICHELDRRAKSHPESNAIICGERTFTYRQLHQQIDTLAAAFIDLGCRFGDHAVIHLPNIAEFYIVYLALLKIGVKPVLALSAHRESELEYFFKASRAKLIITANQLGFSALECLNNMQFESPNEVVKVVCNGPDSCSNHKIIFSEELLQSKNTVHINDLLSRNTTKSVKLPTEAELIEQGFSFFQLSGGTTGLPKLIPRTHNDYWYSLTKSAEVCKFDSSTRYLCALPPSHNFPLSSPGALGCFSTGGCVVMAHDPSAQTAFELIEKHQVTVAALVPPLALLWLDLVQEQRWNLNSLKLLQVGGSRLSNNAAKRVLEHFNCQLQQVFGMAEGLVNYTRLDDPTSEIIQSQGRPMCDADQVKIVDERGNKVEQGESGILLTKGPYTICGYYDAPEHNARSFNAEGYYITGDIVRLTEHGNIQVVGRDKDQINRGGEKIAAEEIENHLLSHPDIHNAALIAVDDDYLGEKSCAILVCPSIKPKAHQIKKFLRGKRLANFKIPDRIEFINELPKTPVGKINKKQLAQQFSESKEV; from the coding sequence ATGAATAAGCAAGCTTCTGATGCAGCACTCTTCAGCAATTGGCCCGAAGCAGAACAGCGATATTATAGAGAGCAAGGTTTTTGGAAAGACATTAGCATATGCCATGAATTAGATCGCCGAGCCAAATCCCATCCAGAATCTAATGCTATTATTTGTGGCGAGCGAACCTTTACCTATCGCCAACTCCACCAACAAATTGATACTTTAGCGGCTGCATTTATTGACTTAGGCTGTCGTTTTGGTGATCACGCGGTTATACACCTGCCTAATATCGCTGAATTCTATATTGTGTATCTAGCACTACTTAAAATTGGTGTAAAACCTGTATTAGCGTTATCTGCCCATAGAGAAAGTGAATTAGAGTATTTCTTCAAAGCCAGTCGCGCAAAACTAATTATCACCGCCAACCAATTGGGCTTCAGTGCACTTGAGTGCCTAAACAACATGCAATTCGAAAGCCCAAACGAAGTAGTCAAAGTGGTGTGCAATGGGCCAGACAGTTGCAGTAATCATAAAATTATATTTTCTGAAGAATTACTTCAATCGAAAAACACGGTACATATCAATGATTTATTGAGTCGAAATACGACTAAATCCGTCAAACTCCCTACTGAAGCAGAGCTTATTGAGCAAGGCTTTTCTTTTTTCCAGCTATCAGGTGGTACTACGGGCTTACCAAAGCTGATTCCTCGCACCCATAACGACTACTGGTATAGCCTGACAAAAAGCGCTGAGGTTTGTAAATTTGATAGTTCAACTCGCTATTTATGCGCCCTGCCCCCCTCGCATAATTTCCCACTAAGCTCCCCTGGTGCTCTGGGCTGTTTTAGTACTGGCGGCTGCGTTGTCATGGCTCACGATCCAAGCGCACAAACAGCATTTGAGTTAATTGAAAAGCATCAAGTCACCGTGGCAGCTTTAGTGCCTCCGCTAGCCCTTTTATGGCTAGACCTAGTGCAAGAGCAGCGCTGGAACCTCAACTCATTGAAACTACTGCAAGTTGGTGGTTCCCGCTTAAGTAACAATGCCGCCAAGCGTGTTCTAGAACACTTCAACTGCCAACTGCAACAAGTGTTTGGTATGGCTGAAGGCTTGGTTAATTACACTCGTTTGGACGACCCTACAAGTGAAATAATACAAAGCCAAGGTCGCCCAATGTGCGACGCTGATCAAGTTAAAATCGTTGATGAACGTGGCAACAAGGTTGAGCAAGGTGAAAGTGGCATATTACTTACCAAAGGCCCTTATACCATTTGCGGATACTACGATGCGCCAGAGCACAATGCCAGAAGCTTTAATGCCGAGGGCTACTATATTACTGGTGACATAGTTCGGCTAACCGAGCACGGCAACATTCAAGTTGTAGGTCGAGACAAAGACCAGATTAATCGTGGCGGTGAAAAAATTGCTGCAGAAGAAATAGAAAATCACCTACTTAGCCACCCCGATATTCACAACGCAGCACTAATAGCGGTAGATGACGACTATTTAGGCGAAAAAAGTTGCGCCATCCTCGTTTGCCCTAGCATCAAACCCAAAGCACATCAAATTAAGAAATTCTTACGCGGTAAAAGGTTAGCCAACTTCAAAATACCTGATCGCATTGAATTTATAAATGAACTCCCCAAGACCCCAGTTGGGAAAATTAATAAAAAACAACTTGCACAGCAATTTTCAGAATCAAAGGAAGTGTAA